The Sabethes cyaneus chromosome 3, idSabCyanKW18_F2, whole genome shotgun sequence DNA window TACTGTGTTAGCTGACTCACtgccagagatgccatattttctaaaaaaatgtctgcaactgctcgaaaaccgaaaaaatcgagcagttttccggctactcgaattttctggtttaaaaataatctgcgaaaatctgtacacttttttaggaagtctgtaaaagtttaaagagcttcgaacaaaaatctgcaccaaaacaataaaagtcagaaaaactgcaaatatctgcaaatttataatgatctgaaaggccgttccaaaaatctggaatttgcagacaaatctgcaaatctggtatccctgctcactgcgaatatgcgttgtattcgcgggatcgtgttggttcgaaaggtttcgaaaaacatcgctcttgtatcgaaaatatcgttaattttgatcactaaaaataacgtacttaaacgttatacttcatgtgccagtagtacgcaataattgtattgtgaaactgaattgttatttatgcaactttttacaaattaaatgcaataacaaaagcacaacttataaaaatcgtttgttatcgatattaactgcatatgcgttataaataAAACAGTATAGCACCCTCTATGTTGCAAAGAGCTTGCATTTGTAAGGTTTTGTGTTGCAGAGTTttcacatttgtatggttttagactgaaaactcgaagtaacacacgcgcgccgcggtgtggctatgttgcgaaacatccttttttgaaaaatgagtggttttttattggacgatggaattaacgcgtgTCTCGTCTGTGTGTTTGTGACATaagtacagcctgaattcgttaattgggccacgactgcactctagctgattcgctaattgggccgactgacagttgttagaaatttctaaactcgaaaattccatacaattttgacattcaagttgtcacatcgCCCAactagcgaacacccaattaacgaaccaccaattaacgaaactttgctgtataaggttttgcaccggcgagcataacctcacttctttgacgtctatcagtggtttgtttacattgacTTGGAtcatgggttaacatgttgaaactgaatattgcttaaggccttaacgacaagtcagaaaagcacaaaaactaccattccgagtagtttggagggcggcACTGCTaaataatacgcttttaaaacgtttaactccaatttatgcatatcgcgttcgcctaacaaatagtaaacaaaccacgagtggatttcaaatgggtgaattgcgttcattccggttcattcgtgacgtcaccttgcaaaactttattgaaatagttatgaaatctacttaagctatcGTCACAGAGAACAgtttaacaggctcgaaggaagtaatcgattttttgtgtgtaaaatctgtcggtagcgctctccagaaatagtttgccaaacgcaccccatcgacatctttatccagctttccacgagcgataatggcggatattgagcacaagtgggcacaatcttttgacattcattggaggagcgtcgagttcgccctgacggagttactatggaaacatccatgagtGTTTGTTATTCGAGTTTAAAAATGTAAGcaatgtttaattttgcagatcagctaaaatggaacataactaaacgaattcaaaattttattgtggtttgcggccataatttgctgaaggcactggctGGGACATTCTCCCTGAAGTTTGCGAAAATtgcgaagccacaatccataaaacttcttgtccgttcaattatgttcctttatagctgatctgcaaaattgaacaatatttacatttttacattcgaacaaccaataatcatgaatgtatccatagtaactccgtcagggcgaactcgacgctcctgcaatgaatgccaaaagattgtgcccacttgtgctcaatatccgccattatcgctcgtggaaagctggatagttgtggtagtactaatatttgcgctactattcattattaatgcatattttcgtcaccgtagcgttttagataaaacaattacgttcattatataaaacaggtttttagaagtattggtagtttgactacaccatttaaaattaaagcattatttgctgaaatgccaattttctaaaatctaacgcaactattcgcgcagttggagcgcacaactataggcgctcatttctaatagttttgctacgatgttttttcacttaacaacctagcaatgtatatggaataacacaattaaaggaacactgAACTTATTGTCAAttacaaggaaaattgtaccatccaaagtgcgatatcgctcataaaagtccTATTtggcattaaatcgtttcggtatcttcggcgcactttttcgttatcttccaagcaataagtgcgccgaagagaccaaaACGATTTAGGCTAAAAtatcacttttatgagcgatggcgcacttattgattggacaatttttcttgcaattgacaataattaaggaaacattagcgcagctgttggtacaatataattgaatcggaaaattcattttttctttataaagcttctcgtacaacgaaagcaattgtcttcccttgtgacaaataccttgtatttgataaatgtataccccacaagcattaattgaagcatatactcaataaacaagaaaaatgaagttatattgtgcttagtggcgcgactaatggagcatctaccttaatgaaacataccgcattttgcactgttaacctGACATGAGTggcgtttagtttagttttggcggattgaataaacaaattcgatatAATGATTAACAAGCGAGTATGATGAGGCCATGAACTCGTGAGATATGAAAGGGGCGAAATTCACTCACTGCAAATGAAACTGGtacccaaagtaaattgatatataccaggtatatgacaatgcgagctgtcatatacactttgcactaacacatctacactagttctgagatttcgagcattttgtatggaaaattagttaatttttttaaaaaatcgttggatacgcaagatttgtctttttttcttacagcttttatgtttatgcttagaacattatttctagtatgtattttcatgaatacaatgaagtacaacattccaaattgcaagcggaaattttttcgtcaaagcggtatcaagatatctcaaagaaatgtccttatatcgctttcctacaagtagtaaaacaaaaaagaaattctttaaaatactcggacatgattgttcaataagcagcatgagcaacattgtaatccgcccgcgatatttttcgtctgatttctggtaagcttttaaagtgttaattatcatctaagactgttttgtagcaatctaagattactttttatggttttctacgtagtgttgagacaagagcatatatatcaaacaacgtgagcgggcaaatttatgataaaaaggtatcatcttggaatagtgacttcaacttaaggattttcaagcagtagcacaagcatctattcgaataaaactattttttaaaagaagacatcagaggcagatattaaagagcatcatgcaagcaaaatgttggacggaacgtgttttaatttaagcaaccgtataccgtattgatcgtgaagtattagaaacattaattcatttttcaattgtacatcgaaatagttaatcacccatgttctcaaattttttacgcataattaaagaaggctacaagtgcaaatgacttaaaaatatattccttacatttcattgtaaatgttcaaatatttctctggaataatatagctgcattcattaattacaattaatttagttttaattttcatgcaagttccaccatatttcaggactatttcttcttctttctacacacactaatgcaaccctcgatggtcacatacctggtatatatcaatttactttgactgGTACCAAAGATTTTTGGCATTTTGTTCCACGCACATCTTTATAGTTTGTGGTTATACCTTTATATGGTTTTAGACCAAACTTTATTCTTTATAGGGCTTTTGGTCAACCCTGTagaattattatttaaaaaactaaaatagaaCTGGCAaccctgaaaaaaaaacaaaaaattcagAACAATAAATTGCGCGAACCACGAACCTGAAATAACATGATCATGCTGCTTTGTTATATAGTTGAGTTTCTAATTGTCTGTAAacggtttttatttttatctgttTTAAATTGTTAAAGATGAGACGTTCCAGAAGAAACGCTGGTACCGCTAGGAAGCCGAAAGTTAAAGTTAGTGATGATGACTTTGAGAGTGAATCGGAAGAATCGGCACCTGATGAAAGTGGTGATTTCTCTGCCAGTGAGGACGAATGGTTACCAGGGAAAAAAGGAAACATAAAGGATGCCTCAATCCAGGATTCCGAAGAATTGGGCGATAGTGACGAGTTGGATGAGAGTGAAGAATGTAACACTTCGCAAGAAGATGAGTCCGATAGCGATAAAAGTTCAGTTGTTTTTAAAGGAAATAAGTAATTTTTCGGAAATCTATATCAATCATATTTGTTACATGTTTCATTCGTGTTTGTTCTAGGTCTTCGAAACAAACCCAGAAGCGAAAGCGACTTTCTCCGGGAACAAGAGATGAGCTATACAAGCGTACTAAAAAGCATTTGTTGAAGGAATCAGATCCAAAGGTCCCTCCACTAAATTCTAGTGTCTCTGACATTTTACAAAAGTGTCAATATCAACGAAAGCGGAACCTAACTCAAAGTCAAGAAACTgagaagacaaaaaagttacGCGCTGAGGATGATTCTGATAGTAGTGGAGATGATCACTTGGTCGATCCAGCAAAGCTTGATTTGAATTCTAAGTTTTTTGAACCAGTGCAGCCGGTAAATCCTGAACCTGTACCGCCACAGTTCGACTGCAATGCCGGTATGCGACTCACAGATGATTCCTCAGATGAAGAGCTGGACAAGCCAATACCTGCTTCAATACCAAAAATTGCAGCAGACAAACTAATTACCAAGATTAACGAGTCCTCAAGCGGATATTTGAATTTCAACAACCATGATGAGTTCACATCGAAGATAGAAGAAGCCAAGAGGTTATTAAAAAGTTACGAGTCGGATAAAAACAAACCCGATATTGAGGGTGAAAAGAGCGCTGATGATCACGTTTCAAATTTATTGGCCCTGGGTGAGATAGAAGCTGGCAGCTCGTCCGGGAGACGGTCTGAATCCGGCCAGCAAGGTGGCAATGACGATATAAGCGAAGAATCCGATTGGGAAGAGGTGGAAGAAAaccgaaaaagtcaaaaatctaaCATTGATAATTATCATATTTCTATTGAAGTCGAAGGatccaaaacaaagaaaaaacgcTGGGAAGAAATTGAAATGGAATTATACATCAAGCGACAGATCAATAAAGTTAAACGGGATAACCAGATGGCCTATCATAAGACTAGTGTCCTTTGTGCTATTGCCATTGGACGTGAACTAAACAAAATCGCTGGCTACCATAGGCTATGTGGCATTCTATTGTCCCTGATGCAGTCGAAACAGTGCCAGATAAAAGGCAAAGTAGATGTAAAAACTGTGGAACAGTTAATGAAGTGGTTTAAAGAAGAGTTTGAACTCTCCAGCCAACAAATGTTGCCATCAGAAAGATCCAATCTGATGTTTAGTCTGTCACTGGGTTTATTCACACGCAAGGTGGCTTGCAAaagagattttttgcttttatttctgGCCTGTTTGAGAGTTGCCGGCATAGAAAGTCGGTTGGTATTGTCTGCTACTGTTCCACCAAAACGGCCTGCCATGAAAGATCTCTGTCCTATTTCGGAACGACAGTTGATTGCACAGTTCGAAAAGGAGTATTGTAGGAAAAATCCTATCATTACAAAGACAGATGCTGGTTGCGATGAGAAACAATCGATTTCGGTTATACAAGCAGATAAATGTAAAGTAACAACGGGTATCAATTCCGTTGGAAATACTGGGGAAGTAGTGGCAACTGCTGATCATACACCTTCAATCAAAAGTGAGGAAAGTTGTGCCTCTAAGAGACCAAAATCCGTTCGTGGACAACCGAATGAAGCGGAAACGCTTACCAGAGTAACTAGATCTCGTAGCAGGCAATCTCGTGTTTCTGAGGAAAATTCACCTATGCAATCGAAAATTCGCTTCTCACTTACTCCCGAAAACATTGttggaaaaaaaaaatacaaatctacAACGCCCAGTCCGTCTTCAACAAAAGAGAATCTTAAGCCAGTAAAGGGTATTCTTCGAAGCCCTTCGCCAAAATTTGCGAAAAACACTACTACGTATAAAACATGCCGAACAGTCGACATTCCACAGATGGATGGCGCTAATGATGTGGAATCAACTCCCAATAGTGCTCCAGTATCACGCAGGTTGCGCAGTCGTGTAAAAGCCAAAAATGAAACGGACACAATTAAGCAGGATACACATTTCGCTAAACGTCTAAATAATACTCCAACCACAAAAGCAACAGCTAAAGAGCAAAACAATAATCAGCCGGGGAAAGTGTTAAGGCGTAAACTCTATTCTGTTAATGCTGATGTGAAAACCACGCCAGAAGATTCGAGAAAAGTAACTCGTACCGACAACAAAATTCTTACCGCATGTTCTTCCTCTGAAAGTGAACCACCGTCACCAAAGAAGCCAAAAAAACTATCTACCAGAAAGAAAAAACTGTCCACCTCAAAAATTCCGAAGTCGGATTTCGGCGACAGCGACTTTGAGCCACAAGAttcaaaaagaaacaaaaaagccTCTGTAATGAAATCGAAATCATCGTCGAATAAATCGTcggataaaaagaaaactaatacCAGCATAAAAAAAGAGGAATCGGAATCGCAAACTCCTGGTACTGTTATTTCTAACAAGACAGACTTATGGATCGAATTCTACTCCGAAAAACTTAAAAAGTGGGTAGCGATAGATCTGTTTACCGGAAAAACTGATTGTCCTGAATACTTAGCGGTGAGTTAGAATAGTTGTTTATTTGAGCAACaatgtaataaattttctttcactCAATGAAAGCGCCATGCGACCACTCCGATAAGCTACGTGTTTGGTTTTGATAATGAAAACCACGTGAAAGACATCACACCTCGTTATGTACAGCATTGGAACACGGTATGTCGAAAACTTCGTGTTGAATCGAAATGGATAAATAAAACTCTTAAACCATTTTGTGCTgagaaaaccgaaaaggaccAAGCAGAAGACGATGAACTCAACAAAATACATATCGATAAACCGTTGCCCACCACCATTGCAGAGTAAGGGCATCGTTGATTGTGCTACCATAACGTAAAGTTAATTTCGACTTTTTCTCATCTGTTTCAGATGTAAAAATCACCCGTTGTATGTACTGAAAAGGCATCTGTTAAAATTCGAAGCTTTGTACCCTCCGGATCTGCCCAGCTTGGGCTTTGTCCGCGGCGAAGCCATATACGCACGGGAGTGTCTGTTCATTTTACAAACTCgtgaaaaatggttcaaacagGGTCGGGTTGTGAAACCGTTCGAAACGGCTTACAAGGTGGTGAAGTGCTGGAAGTATGACAGGGAAAAAAATGAATGGCTCGGTAATCAACCGTGCGACATATTCGGCATCTGGCAAACTGAGGAGTACGATCCGCCAACCGCAGAAAACGGTATTGTACCACGCAACGAATATGGTAACGTAGAATTGTTCAACCCGAAAATGTTGCCGAAAAAGACGGTTCATCTCCAGTGTACGTATTTTGCTAAGAATGTATCGCAAATCAAggctattaatttttttattttttttttcgttacaCAGTGCCAGGCCTCAACCGCGTTTGTAGACGTTTGGGTATCGATTGTGCTCCTGCACTTACTGGGTTTGAAATGGCGCGTATGCGAATGGTTCCAGTTTACGATGGATTTGTAGTTTGTGAGGAGTTTGGCAATCAAGTCGTGGAAGAATGGTACAAAGATATGGAAGAAGAAGAACGGAAGgaacaggaaaagttcgaaaaaCGGGTTTACGGCAACTGGAAACGGCTCATCAGGGGCCTGCTGGTTCGTCGCAAGCTGCAAAACAAGTACAATTTTGATAATCTGTAAGCTCCAAGAGCATCTTTGttggtattatttttgtgtatttttattgtaTCTGTGCCTAATTTCACAAATGTACGTTCAAAACgaattttcattaaatatttttataaatactTTTAAAAGAGGTTTGGACGTTGCGCTTAAGTGCCTTGGTCTTTTAGCCCGTCGTACAATGTTTTCGCTCCGGAAATTCCCAATGCAAGAAACAACGGCATAGAAACTCTTGACATAACTGCTGTACTGGGTTATTTCTACAATCTGGTTACAGGAAACTCTACCAAAAAATGATTAAACTAGTCTTCTGTTCCCATCTACAATAAGGAGACGAGCTGGAACGATGCTGCGACTGCCGGGGCATTACACTATTCAACGCTACGTGCAGAATATTCTTCAAGATGCAATTCCGAGGTCTACCTTCGTATAGCAGCTATTTTATGGACGGGTGATTATTAGCCGAGCTTAATGGGATTCTTTGCTATATCACGGATAAAATCTTTTTTAACCGACAGAATTTGCAGTGCACATTATGACATGTTTTCATCAACtacaaggcagcgtacgatacaatcgatcgagacgGCAAATCATGCAAGAGAACAAGGACATCCTTCTGGTTAAAGCTATACGACTAACCAAGGATCGGATAAACTATACGGTATGTAACGGTATGAATGCTTCGGAATACCGTCAGGTCTTTTTGTGTTACGCCGAAGTTTAAGacatacaaactgaaagcgtcACAAAAGGTAGCTCaattcttttgctttcatttgaaaACTGAGtgacggagacgtatgaatcacatGGGGTTAGACATTGCTTGGAGAaattcctatcgtacatctggcgattCGTCCGGCAgtcctcacctcggaagtactgCTGATAAGAAAGACGAATTTCACGCGCAGTTGGAGggcgaatacgaccgctgcccaagacttGATGTCAAAATCATTATCGGGGACTATAATACTCAGGTTGGTTGGAGGttggaggaggaatacaaaccggtgattgggcGGTTCCGCGCACACccacgaacgaacgaaaacggcctaagacttgaagacttcgccgcctccaagaacatgaccatacatattaggccgtatgaataaaagagttagagcaaactctcacataagatttacacaggaaaagcaaagtaaactgttttattcatacggtctaatagcttcttccagcataaccttcaccatcggtacacctggagatcatccAACCAggcggaatcacaaatcgaccacgttctgatagacgTTTGggacttttcagacattatcgacgtgaGAACCTGTCCAGGTGCTAACATTGGTTCGGATCACTGCCAAGCGATGGTAAAAATACGTCGAAAACTATCTggtgtgaacaacatacgataccggtgcCCGTCACAGTATAATCTAACACGagtgaagcaaccggatgtcgcagaaagctacgcgttatctctcctacccgcgctgccggaagagggtgagctgaatGAAgctcctcttgaggactgtcggatggaatgccgtgaaaacagctgTTCGTTACCAGACGGTAATTCCCCACCAGAACCCGTCATCCGCtacgatcatcatcatca harbors:
- the LOC128739562 gene encoding DNA repair protein complementing XP-C cells homolog; translation: MRRSRRNAGTARKPKVKVSDDDFESESEESAPDESGDFSASEDEWLPGKKGNIKDASIQDSEELGDSDELDESEECNTSQEDESDSDKSSVVFKGNKSSKQTQKRKRLSPGTRDELYKRTKKHLLKESDPKVPPLNSSVSDILQKCQYQRKRNLTQSQETEKTKKLRAEDDSDSSGDDHLVDPAKLDLNSKFFEPVQPVNPEPVPPQFDCNAGMRLTDDSSDEELDKPIPASIPKIAADKLITKINESSSGYLNFNNHDEFTSKIEEAKRLLKSYESDKNKPDIEGEKSADDHVSNLLALGEIEAGSSSGRRSESGQQGGNDDISEESDWEEVEENRKSQKSNIDNYHISIEVEGSKTKKKRWEEIEMELYIKRQINKVKRDNQMAYHKTSVLCAIAIGRELNKIAGYHRLCGILLSLMQSKQCQIKGKVDVKTVEQLMKWFKEEFELSSQQMLPSERSNLMFSLSLGLFTRKVACKRDFLLLFLACLRVAGIESRLVLSATVPPKRPAMKDLCPISERQLIAQFEKEYCRKNPIITKTDAGCDEKQSISVIQADKCKVTTGINSVGNTGEVVATADHTPSIKSEESCASKRPKSVRGQPNEAETLTRVTRSRSRQSRVSEENSPMQSKIRFSLTPENIVGKKKYKSTTPSPSSTKENLKPVKGILRSPSPKFAKNTTTYKTCRTVDIPQMDGANDVESTPNSAPVSRRLRSRVKAKNETDTIKQDTHFAKRLNNTPTTKATAKEQNNNQPGKVLRRKLYSVNADVKTTPEDSRKVTRTDNKILTACSSSESEPPSPKKPKKLSTRKKKLSTSKIPKSDFGDSDFEPQDSKRNKKASVMKSKSSSNKSSDKKKTNTSIKKEESESQTPGTVISNKTDLWIEFYSEKLKKWVAIDLFTGKTDCPEYLARHATTPISYVFGFDNENHVKDITPRYVQHWNTVCRKLRVESKWINKTLKPFCAEKTEKDQAEDDELNKIHIDKPLPTTIAECKNHPLYVLKRHLLKFEALYPPDLPSLGFVRGEAIYARECLFILQTREKWFKQGRVVKPFETAYKVVKCWKYDREKNEWLGNQPCDIFGIWQTEEYDPPTAENGIVPRNEYGNVELFNPKMLPKKTVHLQLPGLNRVCRRLGIDCAPALTGFEMARMRMVPVYDGFVVCEEFGNQVVEEWYKDMEEEERKEQEKFEKRVYGNWKRLIRGLLVRRKLQNKYNFDNL